From Thermosinus carboxydivorans Nor1:
TAGCGCTACGGTACTGAAAAGGTAAATTTTCCGGATCGTGCCCCTGACCACGTTTTTCCCTCTCCCCGAAGGTATTTTCTTGTTATAGTTATACTATTCGCCAAAAGCATGGCAAAATCCTATTTTTTTGTGTGACAATTGTAACCAGCCAAACTATGCCAGGTGCCGGAGCATATATTCACAGGCAGTGATAGCATCGCACTCAATTTTCAATGTTGCCTTGTGGTCCATCGCCGTGGGTCCCAGGTTAATGATAGCGATTTCCCTGCTCAGTTCCGGCAGATAGCAGGCAGGCGCGACCTCCAGTGTTGACCCGATGACTAGCATAAGGTCGCTGGCACTGGCCAGCCGCTCGGCGTGCCGCCACGTCTCGGCCGGCAGTTTATCACCGAAAAACACTACATCGGGCCGTAAGACGGCGCCACAACATGCAGAGGTAGGAATTTGTCCTCTTTGCAGGAAAGCGGCTAAAGGCCCGTTCATGTCATACTCTGTTCTACATTCCATACAATAGCCGCGATACAGATTGCCATGCAGCTCCCAAACCACTCCGGCCCCCGCCCGGCTGTGCAAGCCATCAATATTTTGCGTCATTAGGCCCCGCAACACCCCTTTGGCTAAAAGACGGGCCAACCCAATATGCGCGGCATTCGGACTAGCAGCTAAAATAGTTTGGATAAATGGGCGAAGCAATTCGTAAGCCTTAGCTGGCTGGCGGCGCATAAATGTTGAGGTAAGTTGAGACAAATCTGCATTAATCCGGTTAATGCCGCGAAAGTCGGGAATACCGCTTGCCGTTGAAATCCCGGCGCCGGTAAGAACAGTTGCATGGTTGGCCGCCCGCAGGCATTCTACAAGCTTAGCCAAGTCCCGTGCTATTTGCATACGTCAATCACGCAACCGTTGGTAATTTGCCGCAGCCTTTCCGGGGCAATGGGCAAGGCCGAGTTAGCGGTACCAGCAGCGGCATAGACAATATCATATTCATATAGACTTTGGTCCAGATAAACAGGTAGCACTTTAAGAAGGCCTACCGGCGACACCCCACCCGGAGGAAAACCAGTAAATTCCTCTACTATTGCGCTGTCGGCAAATTTGACCTTTTTAACTCCTATTGCTTTGGCCAATAGTTTTGTATTTACTTTTTTGTCGCCGCAGGTAACGACCAATAGCGGTTTTCCTTCGGCGATAAAGACAAGTGTCTTAGCAATTTGACCAACGGTAACCCCTAGGGTCTGAGCCGCCATTTCTGCTGTGTGCGTACTGCTGTCAAATAAGATTACCTCTAAATCCGGATACGGCTCCAAAAATTTTTTTACACGTTCAAGTGGCATAGAACCCCTCCTATTCATCTAATAGTTCTGCTGCAATTTTCATTGACAGTACCGGCGCACCAACAGCCAGAGGGAAAAAACGGCAGCAATAAAGCTGATTAATTGCCCTAACGACAAGCTCCCCACCATCTCATCATCAAGCCGCATCCCGCCAGTTACCGCTTTACCAAGCGAAAAAAGGAACAAAAAAAGCAAAAACCGACTGCCTGCCTTTACTTCTCTTTTTTTCTGCAGGTGGGACAATAGCAAAAGCAGGACAAAAACCACCAAGTTCCATAACGACTCATAAAGAAAAAGAGGGTGAAAAAAATCAAATTCTTCGTAGCCTGGCGGACGATAAGCAAAATCAATATAAATCCCCCAGGGCAAGTCGGTAGGATGACCAAACGCTTCCTGATTGATGAAATTTCCCCACTGGCCGATAGCTTGACCAATTGCCATTCCGGGAGCGATAATATCCAGCCATGGCCAAAAGCTAACCCTGAGACGGTAAGTATATAAATATACAGCAAACACAAAGCCCACTAGAGCGCCATAGCTGTCGAAACCGCCGTGCCATAAGAACAATGCTTCTCTCGGATCGACAAGATAATAACGATAGTTGAAAAGGACGTAAAAAATCCGGGCGGCCATAATGGCAATCGGTACGCCCAACAGCGCAAGGTCAATCACCATCTCCGCCGGCTCCCGCCGTAATTTTGCCTGCCATATGCTTATGCACAACCCTGCCAGTAGGGCGGCAGCTACAATTAGACCGTACCAATAAAAATCCAGCGGTCCCACAGAAAATGCAACCCTACTCATGTTGCCCCCTGTTTAACAAATGTCTATACTGTATTTTAACTGTTTGTGACAAAAAATACTAGCCGTTAGTTCGCATAGTCGACCTTTAAGCAGCCAAAATAATTAGTGAGTATTCATAAAGAGCCAGTAAAAATTTTTAAGGTCTTGCATAACCCTATACAGCTCGTCCTAAAGCAAGATGGTTCCTCATAAAAATTTTATAATCTTGGCACGATCTGAACGAATGATTTGCATGACAACTCCGTTCTGTTTGTGATATAATTCATGTGATTGTTATATTACCATAATGTTCCGCCGAAAGGGGGTTTGAACAGATGCCCGTAATTACAAAAGAGATGAGTATTATTGAAGTTGTCCAAAAATATCCCGAAACAGTAGAAGTATTCCGTAAGTACGGTATGGGTTGTTTCGGGTGAGCGGCGGCTCGTTTCGAGAATATAGAGCAGGGTGCTCTAGCTCACGGTATTGACGTTGACGCCTTAATGGCAGATTTAAACAAAGCCGTCCAAAAAAACGGGTAAGAGTATTCGGTAAAAACAAAAAAGACAGGGCATAACGCCTTGTCTTTTTTATTAGCCATCTATCGGATTTACCAGAATGATGCCGGCAATTTCCCGGTCGACAGCCAGTCTGCTGCGGTCAAGCCGCAAGACAAAAGCAGGATAAGTTTGCTCTAATTCCACCACCGCGCCGGGAAAAAGGCCAAAAGCAGTTAGTTTATGAATATGCTTTCCCTCCGCTGTCTGCAATCGAACCACTCTGCCGCGCTGCCCCGGCTTGAGGTGTGATACGGCTAAGTATTCGGCCATACTTTCCACCCCTTTCATAATCTAAGAGCCGGAAAGGAAACCAGCCAATTGGCTATCAATCCTGAAGTCAACGCCACCGCTGCAATCAGCATAACCATCAGCAACGAC
This genomic window contains:
- a CDS encoding SIR2 family NAD-dependent protein deacylase, producing the protein MQIARDLAKLVECLRAANHATVLTGAGISTASGIPDFRGINRINADLSQLTSTFMRRQPAKAYELLRPFIQTILAASPNAAHIGLARLLAKGVLRGLMTQNIDGLHSRAGAGVVWELHGNLYRGYCMECRTEYDMNGPLAAFLQRGQIPTSACCGAVLRPDVVFFGDKLPAETWRHAERLASASDLMLVIGSTLEVAPACYLPELSREIAIINLGPTAMDHKATLKIECDAITACEYMLRHLA
- a CDS encoding YbaK/EbsC family protein — encoded protein: MPLERVKKFLEPYPDLEVILFDSSTHTAEMAAQTLGVTVGQIAKTLVFIAEGKPLLVVTCGDKKVNTKLLAKAIGVKKVKFADSAIVEEFTGFPPGGVSPVGLLKVLPVYLDQSLYEYDIVYAAAGTANSALPIAPERLRQITNGCVIDVCK
- the lgt gene encoding prolipoprotein diacylglyceryl transferase; translation: MSRVAFSVGPLDFYWYGLIVAAALLAGLCISIWQAKLRREPAEMVIDLALLGVPIAIMAARIFYVLFNYRYYLVDPREALFLWHGGFDSYGALVGFVFAVYLYTYRLRVSFWPWLDIIAPGMAIGQAIGQWGNFINQEAFGHPTDLPWGIYIDFAYRPPGYEEFDFFHPLFLYESLWNLVVFVLLLLLSHLQKKREVKAGSRFLLFLFLFSLGKAVTGGMRLDDEMVGSLSLGQLISFIAAVFSLWLLVRRYCQ
- a CDS encoding DUF1858 domain-containing protein; translated protein: MPVITKEMSIIEVVQKYPETVEVFRKYGMGCFGUAAARFENIEQGALAHGIDVDALMADLNKAVQKNG
- a CDS encoding FeoA family protein translates to MAEYLAVSHLKPGQRGRVVRLQTAEGKHIHKLTAFGLFPGAVVELEQTYPAFVLRLDRSRLAVDREIAGIILVNPIDG